The following is a genomic window from Candidatus Aminicenantes bacterium.
ATGATGATCAGGTTGGGGAAGTCGTTGATCAACTCCTTGACATAGTTGGTCCGGGTGCCGCCGAAGCCCCAATAGGCCTCGTCCAGCACCACAATGCTGCCGACGAGCTCGTGCAGGACCCGGCGCAGGTCGGCCGTTTCGAGCGAGTTGCCGGTCGGATTGTTGGGTGAGCTGATCAGGACGACCCGGGGGCCGTGTTGGCGGGCCAGGCGGAGCAGCCCGTCCACGTCGTAGACGAACGAGTCGGGACCCGGGAGCATGGGGTACTCGACCGTGAACCCGCCCTTCTCGGCAGCGATGGCCTTGTAGTACCACCAGGAGTGGGTCGGGATCATGATCGTGTCGCCCTTGGCCAGGTAGCAGTGGACGGTCTGCTTCAGAAGATCCTCCCCGCCGTAGCCGAGCAGGACGATGGATTCGGGGACACCGTATTCCTTGGCCAGCCGCTCCGACAGGGAGCTCTTGACGCCGCGGGCGAAATCCTTGGAATACCAGCTCATCTGCTCGAGAGTGGCGGTCCGGAGGACTTCGTAGCAAGCCGGAGCCGGGCCGTAGTTGTTCTCGTTGCGGTCCAGATAGATAATGTCTTGGGCCAAGTTCTCTCTCCCTCGGGGTTGGGTTCACAGGGCTCGCGCCCGACAATCGGCGCGGCCAAGCGGGAAATTATACCCCTTCGCCGGGAGAGGGTCAACGCGCCGACGGCCGCCTTGGCCTCAACGGCGCGGCAGGGCGAAATCCAACCGGTCGAAAAGCTTGAGCTTGAATTCCGCGGCTATCCCCGCCTTGAGCTCCAGGACATAGAGCCCCGGCCGGGCCGGGGTCGTGGAGGGGCAGGGATCGCGGGGGCAAGGTTGGACGTCGGCGGCGATATGAACGATCCGGTGGTCGCGATCAAGCCAGACCATGTCCAGCGCCACCAAGGTGTTTTTCATCCAGAACGAGTGGATGCCCTCGGTGTCGAAGACAAAGAGCATGCCTTGGTCGGGCCCTATCCGGGGCCGGCCCATCAGGCCGCGGGCCCGCTGGGCCTCGGTAGCGGCCAGCTCGGCGGTGATCGAGCGCCCGTCGGGCATATAGACCTTCAGGAACTCAGGGCCGTTTTGGGCAGAGAAGACAGGCGCGGCAACGGCCAGGGCGGCCAAGACGATCAGGGCCGGTATCTTTTTCACGCGGGACCTCCTTGGATCATGGGCACGAAGCGGACCGGGATCAGGATGCGTTCCTCGAAGCCGCCTGCCCGCCTCCGGATCAGGACGAGATCTTGGTGGGCCGAGCCGACGGGAAGGATGAGACGGCCGCCCGGGGCGAGCTGGTCGCGGAGCGCCGGCGGCACGGCGGCCGGCGCGGCCGCCGCCAGGATGGCGTCGAAAGGCGCCTCTTCCGGCCAGCCGCCGGATCCGTCGCCCTCCCGGAACCGGACGTTTCGGTATCCCAGTCCCCCGAGGACACCGCGGGCCCGCTCCAGAAGAGGGCCGACCGTCTCGATGGTGAAGACTTCGGCCGCCAACTCGGCCAGCACGGCCGTCTGGTAGCCGGAGCCGGTCCCGATCTCCAGGACGCGTTCGTTCCCGGTTAGGCCCAAGGCTTCGGACATATAGGCCACGATGTAGGGTTGGGAGATCGTCTGCCCATAGCCGATGGGCAGAGGCTCGTCGGCATAGGCCGCGCCGCGCGTAGCTTCAAGGACGCATTCGTGACGGGGGACTTTCCTCATCGCGGCCAGAACGCGCGGGTCGGCGATGCCCCGGGCCTCGATCTGGTCCGAGACCATAGCCTCGCGGCGGTCGGCCCATTCCTGATCTACGGAGCGGCTCATGAGCCGTGGAGCTTCAGTACGCCCGGGCGAAGAGGGCCGTGGCCTGGCCCGGCTGGCCGCAACAGATGCAGCCCCCCGTCACGGGAACGCCGTCCAGGGCCAACGGGATGACCCGGATCGTGGCCATGGTTTCGGTCTTAATCTTGTCTTCGCAGGCCTCGCCGCCGCACCAGGGGGCCTGGATGAAGCCGCGCTTGGACTCCAGGACTTCCTTGAACTCTTCATAGTTGGACGCGGTTCGGGTATTCGCGGCCACGAACTCGCGGGCCTGGCTCAAAAGGGTCGCCTGGATCTCGTCGAGCAGGACCGGTAGGCGCGTCGACAGAGCGTCCAGGCTGACGAACTCTTTGCTCTTGAGATCGCGCCGGACAAGCACGGCCTGGCCGGACTTGACGTCGCGGGGGCCGATCTCGATCCGCACCGGGACGCCCCGCATCTCGTATTCGGAATACTTCCAGCCCGGGGTGAATTCCTCCCTGGCATCCAGGTCGACCCGGAATCCGGCCGCCCGCAGCGTATCCCGGACATTCTGGGCGACCGGCAGGACGGTGTCCTTCCAGTTCGCGGCCGGAATGGGGACGATGACCGCCTGGATCGGCGCGATCCGGGGCGGCAGGCGCAACCCGGAGTCGTCGCCGTGGGCCATGATCAGGGCCCCGATCGTCCGGGTGGTCATGCCCCAGGAGGTCTGCCAGACGTATTGGATCGTCTGATTGCGATCCTCGAACTTGATGTCGAAAGCCTTGGAGAAATGCTGGCCCAGGTTGTGCGAAGTGCCC
Proteins encoded in this region:
- a CDS encoding histidinol-phosphate transaminase, whose protein sequence is MAQDIIYLDRNENNYGPAPACYEVLRTATLEQMSWYSKDFARGVKSSLSERLAKEYGVPESIVLLGYGGEDLLKQTVHCYLAKGDTIMIPTHSWWYYKAIAAEKGGFTVEYPMLPGPDSFVYDVDGLLRLARQHGPRVVLISSPNNPTGNSLETADLRRVLHELVGSIVVLDEAYWGFGGTRTNYVKELINDFPNLIIIRTFSKFFAMAGIRIGYAFMGRGLTQLAQFSARYLGYNRLSERLALAALDSPEYYNGISARMIEDKEMLYREINRIPGFKAYRSNANFILADIPPAQKDALKDDLTKRGLIIKFFKNEPFLDYCVRITIGTREQNQALAAALAAFAAEKRLR
- a CDS encoding DUF192 domain-containing protein gives rise to the protein MKKIPALIVLAALAVAAPVFSAQNGPEFLKVYMPDGRSITAELAATEAQRARGLMGRPRIGPDQGMLFVFDTEGIHSFWMKNTLVALDMVWLDRDHRIVHIAADVQPCPRDPCPSTTPARPGLYVLELKAGIAAEFKLKLFDRLDFALPRR
- a CDS encoding protein-L-isoaspartate(D-aspartate) O-methyltransferase, with the translated sequence MSRSVDQEWADRREAMVSDQIEARGIADPRVLAAMRKVPRHECVLEATRGAAYADEPLPIGYGQTISQPYIVAYMSEALGLTGNERVLEIGTGSGYQTAVLAELAAEVFTIETVGPLLERARGVLGGLGYRNVRFREGDGSGGWPEEAPFDAILAAAAPAAVPPALRDQLAPGGRLILPVGSAHQDLVLIRRRAGGFEERILIPVRFVPMIQGGPA
- the proS gene encoding proline--tRNA ligase — protein: MSKDERLVRQITPKTEDFSRWYLEVVQKAELADYTPMKGMMVIRPYGYAVWENIQRLLDRRIKDTGHVNAYFPLFIPESFLQKEAEHVKGFSPEVAWVTIGGKEELEEKLAVRPTSEAIIGFMYSKWIKSWRDLPVLYNQWANIVRWEKVTRPFLRTTEFLWQEGHTCHETAEEGEAETLKILDMYKEFCETELAVPVIAGRKTLREKFAGASMTYAIEALMSDGKALQMGTSHNLGQHFSKAFDIKFEDRNQTIQYVWQTSWGMTTRTIGALIMAHGDDSGLRLPPRIAPIQAVIVPIPAANWKDTVLPVAQNVRDTLRAAGFRVDLDAREEFTPGWKYSEYEMRGVPVRIEIGPRDVKSGQAVLVRRDLKSKEFVSLDALSTRLPVLLDEIQATLLSQAREFVAANTRTASNYEEFKEVLESKRGFIQAPWCGGEACEDKIKTETMATIRVIPLALDGVPVTGGCICCGQPGQATALFARAY